From the genome of Deltaproteobacteria bacterium, one region includes:
- a CDS encoding alpha/beta fold hydrolase codes for MDVLRTPDERFTNLPGYAFTPHYLEVDGLRIHHVDEGPRGAPPVLLLHGEPSWSYLYRRMIPLLTAAGFRAVAPDLVGFGRSDKPASPADYTYQRHVDWMHGVLEALDLRGVTLVCQDWGGLIGLRLAAEHAERFARIVAANTFLPTGDRPPGPAFLAWQRYSQETPELPVGRIVQAGCVTELAAEVIAVYDAPFPDERYKAGARRFPLLVPTSPDDPAAPANRRAWEALRRWEKPFLTAFSDSDPITHGADAFLREAVPGARGQPHTIITGAGHFLQEDRGEEMARVVLDFIRLTEEAAH; via the coding sequence ATGGACGTCCTGCGCACGCCCGACGAGCGGTTCACGAACCTTCCCGGCTATGCCTTCACGCCCCACTACCTCGAGGTCGACGGTCTGCGCATCCACCACGTCGACGAGGGTCCGCGGGGCGCACCGCCCGTGCTCCTGCTGCACGGCGAGCCATCGTGGTCCTACCTGTACCGCAGGATGATCCCGCTCCTCACCGCGGCCGGATTCCGCGCCGTCGCCCCGGATCTCGTCGGCTTCGGCCGTTCCGACAAGCCCGCGTCTCCCGCGGACTACACCTACCAGCGCCACGTCGACTGGATGCACGGCGTGCTCGAGGCGCTCGACCTGCGCGGCGTGACGCTCGTCTGCCAGGACTGGGGCGGGCTCATCGGCCTGCGACTCGCCGCGGAGCATGCGGAACGGTTCGCGCGGATCGTCGCCGCCAACACCTTCCTCCCGACCGGCGATCGCCCGCCGGGCCCCGCCTTCCTCGCCTGGCAGCGCTACTCGCAGGAGACGCCGGAGCTGCCCGTCGGGCGCATCGTCCAGGCCGGCTGCGTCACCGAGCTCGCGGCGGAGGTGATCGCCGTCTACGACGCACCCTTTCCCGACGAGCGCTACAAGGCCGGGGCGCGGCGCTTCCCGCTGCTCGTCCCGACCTCGCCCGATGACCCGGCCGCGCCGGCGAACCGCCGGGCGTGGGAGGCCCTCCGCCGCTGGGAGAAGCCCTTCCTCACCGCCTTCAGCGACTCGGACCCGATCACGCACGGCGCCGACGCGTTCCTGCGCGAGGCGGTTCCGGGCGCGCGCGGCCAGCCGCACACGATCATCACGGGAGCCGGCCACTTCCTCCAGGAGGACCGGGGCGAGGAGATGGCCCGGGTGGTGCTCGACTTCATCCGCCTCACCGAGGAGGCTGCCCACTAG